In Sporosarcina psychrophila, a genomic segment contains:
- a CDS encoding helix-turn-helix domain-containing protein yields the protein MGKNVYSSEVKWAVVKDKLSGELTTNEIMEKHGIKNKSQVETWMKWYRAKEIYRFDQPIGKQYTFGHGPELASEDDKREHQLSHLKMENEILKKYMEIERELKKK from the coding sequence ATGGGTAAAAACGTATATTCAAGCGAAGTTAAATGGGCAGTTGTTAAAGATAAACTAAGTGGTGAATTGACAACTAATGAAATTATGGAAAAACACGGAATCAAAAATAAATCACAGGTTGAAACTTGGATGAAATGGTACCGTGCGAAAGAAATTTATCGATTTGATCAGCCAATCGGTAAACAATATACATTTGGTCACGGTCCCGAGTTAGCCAGTGAAGACGACAAGCGGGAACATCAATTATCTCATTTGAAGATGGAGAACGAAATCTTGAAAAAGTACATGGAGATCGAAAGGGAGTTAAAAAAGAAATAG
- a CDS encoding toxin C-terminal domain-containing protein — translation MKKVITLLSLLVLFSTTILVPLASAKEREVLTSTDLNRLEESPQSELTEYDLKVLEIIKELESSDEGVLSEDYQGDDIYTVYGGTIAAGKYVIPGIGTVMVLITGAVIIGDVMWEATTSVAKNIINLLFSKNDPVYKTDKEAEAAAKKLGYKKISEKCGKAAIFDKVKKSTKGPGFISRDIDNHSGKAAWKGGTSPQNLCSKDRRSGTYDTKLDRVAD, via the coding sequence ATGAAAAAAGTTATTACGTTATTAAGTCTTTTAGTTTTATTCAGCACCACTATTTTGGTTCCTTTAGCAAGTGCAAAAGAAAGAGAGGTTCTAACTTCCACCGATCTTAACCGACTGGAAGAGAGCCCACAAAGTGAGCTTACTGAGTATGATTTGAAAGTACTCGAAATAATAAAAGAGTTAGAGTCATCCGATGAAGGAGTTTTATCAGAAGATTATCAAGGAGATGATATATATACTGTTTATGGAGGAACCATAGCGGCTGGTAAATATGTCATCCCGGGTATTGGAACAGTTATGGTACTTATAACAGGTGCTGTTATTATTGGAGATGTGATGTGGGAAGCCACTACTTCAGTTGCAAAGAATATCATAAATTTACTTTTTTCTAAAAATGATCCTGTATACAAGACAGATAAGGAAGCAGAAGCAGCTGCAAAAAAACTTGGTTATAAAAAAATTAGTGAGAAATGTGGTAAAGCCGCGATTTTTGATAAGGTGAAAAAATCCACAAAAGGGCCTGGTTTTATATCTCGTGATATAGATAATCATAGCGGTAAGGCTGCTTGGAAAGGTGGCACTTCGCCGCAAAATCTCTGTTCAAAAGATAGAAGGAGTGGTACGTATGATACGAAACTCGACAGGGTCGCCGACTAA
- the argS gene encoding arginine--tRNA ligase — protein sequence MKMDVLQVLQQFSPIPLDENMLEKPVHAHLGDLALPCFPFAKELRKSPVVIANEIALAINHPLIRKAEAVNGYVNIFLNRTAITSALLQKILDQSVSYGSSNEGNGGIVTIDLSSPNIAKPFSMGHLRSTVIGNSIGLLLEKNGFKTVKINYIGDWGTQFGKLLTAYRKWGNEQEVQQAPIQTLLKLYIRFHEEAEQNDSLNDEGRAAFKALEGGDVEALALWKWFKTESLKEFQRIYDLLGIAFDSYNGEAYYNDKMEPIVKDLANKGLLKESNGALVVELGEDMPPCLIMKSDGATLYATRDLTTAIDRKETYDFVKSLYVVGNEQSLHFTQFKKVLGKMGYEWADDIQHIPFGLILKAGKKMSTRKGKIVLLEQVLNEAISLAQSTIETKNPNLANKAQVAEEVGVGAIIFGDLKQHRKHDIEFNLETMLQTEGETGPYVQYAFARAKSVLRKAGDIQPYSVGDVNDFEWEIIRALEQFPQTVKRAANDLDPSIIAKYAIDLAQTFSSFYGNVKVLSDTDHLPYRIALITSTAIVLKEVLRLLGMKAPEEM from the coding sequence ATGAAAATGGATGTCTTGCAAGTGCTGCAACAATTTAGTCCGATTCCCTTGGATGAAAACATGCTAGAAAAGCCTGTCCATGCACATTTAGGCGATTTGGCATTACCATGCTTCCCATTCGCAAAGGAACTTAGAAAATCGCCTGTTGTCATTGCCAATGAAATCGCCCTGGCAATCAATCATCCATTAATTCGTAAAGCAGAAGCCGTTAACGGATATGTGAATATCTTTCTGAACCGTACCGCTATTACCAGTGCCCTACTGCAGAAAATTCTAGATCAATCCGTTTCCTATGGTTCATCTAATGAAGGAAATGGTGGGATTGTCACAATCGATTTGTCATCCCCCAACATTGCAAAACCGTTTTCCATGGGGCATTTGCGCTCCACAGTCATCGGGAATTCGATTGGGCTACTACTTGAAAAGAATGGTTTTAAGACCGTGAAAATCAATTATATCGGCGATTGGGGCACACAGTTTGGCAAGCTACTGACAGCCTATCGGAAATGGGGCAACGAACAAGAGGTCCAACAAGCGCCAATCCAGACGCTGCTAAAACTGTACATCCGTTTCCACGAAGAAGCGGAACAAAATGACTCCCTTAACGACGAAGGCAGAGCGGCATTCAAAGCCCTGGAAGGCGGAGATGTAGAAGCGCTGGCATTATGGAAGTGGTTCAAAACGGAATCCCTCAAGGAATTTCAACGCATTTATGATTTACTCGGTATCGCCTTTGATTCCTATAACGGCGAGGCCTACTATAATGACAAGATGGAACCCATCGTTAAAGATTTGGCGAATAAAGGACTTTTAAAAGAATCGAATGGTGCACTCGTCGTTGAACTGGGTGAGGATATGCCGCCTTGTTTGATTATGAAGTCAGATGGCGCGACGTTATACGCCACACGCGATTTAACCACTGCAATCGATAGAAAAGAAACGTATGATTTCGTGAAATCTCTCTATGTCGTTGGAAATGAACAAAGTCTCCACTTCACACAATTCAAGAAAGTACTCGGTAAAATGGGCTACGAGTGGGCAGACGATATCCAGCACATTCCTTTCGGTCTCATATTAAAAGCCGGAAAAAAGATGTCCACCCGCAAAGGGAAAATTGTTTTGCTAGAACAAGTTTTGAATGAGGCGATTTCACTTGCACAGTCGACAATTGAAACGAAGAATCCAAACTTAGCGAATAAAGCGCAAGTCGCTGAAGAAGTTGGCGTCGGTGCCATCATTTTCGGTGACCTGAAACAACATCGCAAACACGATATCGAATTTAACTTAGAAACAATGCTCCAGACAGAAGGTGAAACCGGTCCCTACGTCCAATATGCTTTCGCACGGGCCAAATCAGTGTTAAGAAAAGCTGGCGACATACAGCCCTATAGCGTGGGTGACGTCAATGATTTCGAATGGGAAATCATTCGAGCATTGGAGCAATTCCCACAAACAGTCAAGCGCGCTGCGAATGATTTAGACCCTTCCATCATCGCAAAATATGCAATCGATCTCGCTCAAACTTTTAGCTCGTTTTACGGCAATGTCAAAGTGCTCTCAGATACAGACCATCTACCGTACAGAATTGCGCTGATCACGAGTACCGCGATTGTCTTGAAAGAGGTGTTACGTTTGTTAGGCATGAAGGCACCCGAGGAGATGTGA
- a CDS encoding YxeA family protein produces the protein MKKVFAAIAIIVVITGFLIALRSVGFNRLGAESYYVQITESSTKLEDKSPSGELYVRYEYTLPAFDKKGNEKEFTFTGDHELRKDAYLELFIKKGKGVTSYQEVKKEEIPAKAKDMLN, from the coding sequence GAAAGTATTCGCAGCAATTGCAATCATAGTTGTTATCACTGGTTTCCTAATAGCCTTGAGATCAGTGGGCTTCAATCGATTAGGCGCAGAAAGTTATTATGTTCAAATCACGGAAAGTAGTACTAAACTCGAGGACAAATCACCTAGCGGAGAGCTATATGTTCGATACGAATACACACTGCCTGCATTTGATAAAAAAGGAAATGAAAAAGAGTTTACGTTTACAGGTGATCATGAATTGCGTAAAGATGCATATTTGGAGTTGTTTATAAAGAAAGGAAAGGGAGTAACTTCCTATCAAGAAGTGAAAAAGGAAGAGATTCCCGCAAAGGCAAAGGACATGTTGAATTGA
- a CDS encoding IS3 family transposase translates to MELCKSTRYRNGHRKIKAILKQKYNIELNRNTVQNLIQKHNLQCRIKPKRKWKSQGESIIITSNLLNRDFKASKPNKKWVTDITYIQYGSTTKYLSTIMDLFKNEIVA, encoded by the coding sequence ATGGAACTGTGTAAAAGCACTAGGTATCGGAATGGTCATCGAAAAATAAAGGCTATATTGAAGCAGAAATATAATATAGAATTGAATCGCAATACAGTTCAGAACCTCATACAAAAGCATAACTTACAGTGCCGTATCAAGCCAAAACGGAAGTGGAAATCCCAAGGTGAAAGTATCATAATTACCTCTAATCTTCTTAACCGCGATTTCAAGGCTAGTAAACCGAACAAGAAGTGGGTGACAGACATCACATATATCCAATATGGCAGTACTACAAAATATCTTTCGACTATTATGGATCTATTCAAGAACGAGATTGTCGCTTAA